The Deinococcus wulumuqiensis R12 genome has a window encoding:
- a CDS encoding efflux RND transporter permease subunit has translation MSTHLDEAEFRSGGTLPDGTPEPPIHPLVRFSVKNYVFSIGIFVMVVLLGLVSTFRLGVELLPNFEVPVLAVSTTYPGANPDQVDREVSRRVEDAVSTLSGVTDINTTSVSNQSAVVITFSDATDIDSAANSVSQAVAAIRGALPDGAEAPVVQKFDPNAQPIVTLALLGGSARPSEVTAFAEDTLVPRLQRVEGVADVTVSGGPERQVQVLLDPVRLQTFDLSPARVSGAVGASALDLPAGTLDTGGATTSYSTRNTPRSAADVGRIVVDPATGLRVSDVATVRDASAAASSYARVNGQSAVLLNVRKASGTNSVAVTDNVRAAMEQQRLPAGYKLTLASDTTTSTRATVKDTFGEFLIAVAAVGLICLLFLGRLNTVFAVVLAIPISISAAPLLFGTMGITFNIISLLAIIVAIGIVVDDSIVVAENVQRYRDLGYSTLRSVLLGGSEVFSAVTAASFSLLAVLIPLSLMPGILGQFFKQFGLGIAAAIVLSWLESLLFLTVRMAYTNEPQRVTWADLPNVLRRLPLTFRESLSGVRTFGGLFWLAVAGAATYFGLSRAGLPAVAAGVLCLLLAPVVLTAVRYLLTVLYALLEALTETLHTLTLSGVNRVARAYARSLAGALRRPGAVMLIAGLFLLSAPLALRGLGFAFVPSSDSGIATVSLTLPVGTPLSVTDELTRQVEDKLLARPEVRLVQTASGSSGQLGGANANTSDLTLTLVPRSERPGLDELLERYRRELAPVVARFPGTELLVAGQAVGPGGSADISLALTAPSQALLEERNRALVRLLAADPNIRTVESSLSATRQERTFVPDPVRLSGTGLSASDVAQALRTYNDGTVAGQVRDGDRSVDIVVRLDPALVAGEQSLLSQTLYSPALGANVPLSSLGRFEVAQAPATLRRFNKAYAATVDINLVSGGPNPFAYQKELEQRVEKAGLLAGGVSLGNANSFGSAGLTGDLIFYGPILMAAAVLLTYLVLGSQFNSFRYPVYLLLPIPLAIVGALWTLSLFGVNLDVITVLGMVILLGLSTKNSILYLEFVTERARVLPLREALLEAAELRFRPILMTTLTVLVISIPLILGHGEGAEFRRGLGIVILGGVITSTLLTFYVVPSVFWHFEKKRMPRPALGAEAAATPTA, from the coding sequence ATGAGTACGCACCTCGACGAGGCCGAGTTCAGGTCCGGCGGCACGCTGCCCGACGGCACGCCCGAGCCGCCCATTCACCCGCTGGTGCGCTTCAGCGTCAAGAACTACGTCTTTTCCATCGGCATTTTCGTCATGGTGGTGCTGCTGGGGCTGGTGTCGACCTTCCGGCTGGGCGTGGAGCTGCTGCCCAACTTCGAGGTGCCGGTGCTGGCGGTCAGCACGACCTACCCCGGCGCCAATCCCGACCAGGTGGACCGCGAGGTCAGCCGCCGGGTGGAAGACGCCGTGAGCACCCTCTCGGGCGTCACCGACATCAACACCACCTCGGTCAGCAACCAGTCGGCGGTGGTCATCACCTTCAGCGACGCCACCGACATCGACTCGGCGGCCAACTCGGTGTCGCAGGCGGTGGCGGCCATTCGCGGCGCCCTGCCCGACGGCGCGGAGGCTCCGGTGGTGCAGAAGTTCGACCCCAACGCCCAGCCCATCGTGACGCTGGCGCTGCTCGGCGGCTCGGCGCGGCCCAGCGAGGTGACGGCCTTTGCCGAAGACACCCTCGTGCCCCGCTTGCAGCGCGTGGAGGGCGTGGCCGACGTGACCGTGAGCGGCGGCCCCGAACGGCAGGTGCAGGTGCTGCTCGACCCCGTGCGGCTGCAGACCTTCGACCTCTCGCCCGCGCGGGTCAGCGGGGCCGTGGGCGCCTCGGCCCTCGACCTGCCTGCCGGGACACTCGATACGGGCGGCGCGACCACCTCCTACAGCACCCGCAACACCCCCCGCAGCGCCGCCGACGTGGGCCGCATCGTGGTGGACCCGGCGACGGGTCTGCGTGTGAGCGACGTGGCGACGGTGCGCGACGCCAGCGCGGCGGCCAGCAGCTACGCCCGCGTCAACGGGCAAAGCGCCGTGCTGCTCAATGTCCGCAAGGCGAGCGGCACCAACTCGGTGGCCGTGACCGACAACGTGAGGGCGGCGATGGAGCAGCAGCGCCTCCCGGCGGGCTACAAGCTCACCCTCGCCAGCGACACCACCACCAGCACGCGGGCGACGGTGAAAGACACCTTCGGGGAATTCCTGATCGCGGTGGCGGCGGTGGGCCTGATCTGCCTGCTGTTCCTGGGGCGGCTGAACACCGTCTTTGCCGTCGTCCTCGCCATCCCCATTTCCATCAGCGCCGCGCCGCTGCTCTTCGGCACGATGGGCATCACCTTCAACATCATCTCGCTGCTCGCCATCATCGTCGCTATCGGCATCGTGGTGGACGACTCCATCGTGGTGGCCGAGAACGTGCAGCGCTACCGCGACCTGGGCTACTCCACGCTGCGGAGCGTGCTGCTCGGCGGCTCCGAAGTGTTTTCCGCCGTCACCGCCGCCAGTTTCTCGCTGCTGGCGGTGCTGATTCCCCTCAGTCTGATGCCGGGCATCCTGGGGCAGTTCTTCAAGCAGTTCGGCCTGGGCATCGCCGCCGCCATCGTGCTGAGCTGGCTGGAAAGTCTGCTGTTCCTCACCGTCCGCATGGCCTACACGAACGAGCCGCAGCGCGTCACCTGGGCCGACCTGCCTAACGTGCTGCGCCGCCTGCCGCTGACCTTCCGCGAGTCGCTGAGCGGTGTCAGGACGTTCGGGGGCCTGTTCTGGCTGGCAGTGGCCGGGGCCGCGACGTATTTCGGCCTCAGCCGCGCCGGGCTGCCTGCGGTGGCGGCGGGCGTCCTGTGCCTGCTGCTCGCGCCGGTGGTGCTGACCGCCGTGCGCTACCTGCTCACGGTGCTCTACGCCCTGCTCGAAGCGTTGACCGAGACGCTGCACACCCTCACGCTGAGCGGCGTCAACCGCGTGGCCCGCGCCTACGCCCGCTCGCTGGCGGGGGCCCTGCGGCGGCCCGGCGCGGTGATGCTGATCGCGGGGCTGTTTCTGCTCAGCGCCCCGCTCGCCCTGCGCGGCCTGGGCTTCGCGTTCGTGCCGAGCAGCGACAGCGGTATTGCGACGGTCAGCCTGACCCTCCCCGTGGGCACGCCGCTTTCCGTCACCGACGAACTGACCCGGCAGGTGGAAGACAAGCTGCTCGCCCGCCCGGAGGTCAGGCTGGTGCAGACCGCGTCGGGCAGCAGTGGGCAGCTCGGCGGCGCCAACGCCAACACCTCCGACCTGACGCTGACGCTCGTGCCCAGATCCGAACGTCCGGGTCTGGATGAACTGCTCGAACGCTACCGCCGCGAACTCGCGCCCGTCGTGGCCCGCTTTCCCGGCACCGAACTGCTGGTGGCGGGGCAGGCGGTGGGACCGGGCGGCAGTGCCGACATCTCGCTCGCGCTGACCGCCCCGAGTCAGGCGCTGCTCGAAGAACGCAACCGCGCTCTCGTTCGCCTGCTCGCTGCCGACCCCAACATCCGCACGGTGGAAAGCAGCCTGTCGGCCACCCGGCAGGAGCGCACCTTCGTGCCTGACCCGGTGCGGCTGAGCGGCACGGGCCTGAGTGCCAGCGACGTGGCGCAGGCGCTGCGCACCTACAACGACGGCACGGTGGCCGGGCAGGTGCGTGACGGCGACCGCAGCGTGGACATCGTGGTGCGGCTCGACCCCGCGCTGGTGGCGGGCGAGCAGAGCCTCCTGTCGCAGACGCTGTACTCGCCCGCTCTGGGGGCCAACGTGCCGCTTTCCAGCCTGGGCCGCTTCGAGGTCGCGCAGGCGCCCGCCACCCTGCGGCGCTTCAACAAGGCCTATGCTGCCACCGTCGACATTAATCTCGTCTCGGGCGGCCCCAACCCCTTCGCGTACCAGAAGGAACTGGAGCAGCGCGTCGAGAAGGCGGGCCTGCTCGCGGGCGGCGTGTCCCTGGGCAACGCCAACTCCTTCGGCAGCGCGGGGCTGACCGGCGACCTGATTTTCTACGGCCCGATTCTGATGGCCGCGGCGGTGCTGCTGACCTATCTGGTGCTGGGCAGCCAGTTCAACTCGTTCCGTTACCCGGTTTACCTGCTGCTGCCCATCCCGCTCGCCATCGTGGGGGCGCTGTGGACGCTGAGTTTGTTCGGCGTGAACCTGGACGTGATTACCGTGCTGGGGATGGTGATTTTGCTCGGCCTGTCCACCAAGAACTCCATTCTGTACCTGGAATTCGTCACCGAGCGTGCCCGCGTCTTGCCGCTGCGTGAGGCGCTGCTCGAAGCCGCCGAACTGCGCTTCCGGCCCATCCTGATGACCACGCTGACGGTGCTGGTGATTTCCATTCCGCTGATTCTGGGCCACGGCGAGGGCGCCGAGTTTCGCCGGGGCCTGGGCATCGTGATTCTGGGCGGCGTGATTACGAGCACCCTGCTCACCTTCTACGTGGTGCCGAGCGTCTTCTGGCACTTCGAGAAAAAGCGGATGCCCCGTCCTGCGCTGGGGGCAGAAGCAGCCGCCACTCCAACCGCCTGA
- a CDS encoding efflux RND transporter periplasmic adaptor subunit, whose translation MKPQKAAPFAGLLLSALLLASCSPESETKANDLDAAPPKTTTLSVRTVTAQTGTLTAQRSASATIQAERDSQVATQSSGTVQSIPVSQGEAVARGDVLVKLDDTGQQQALENARLQLRQAQIGLTQTQQTTTQATGALQASVTSAQAALAQAEQSAQSAEKLYDLGGISLADLQAARSQLAQAQSQLAQARNALDQNGRSAQNSVPLSQVQLDTAQAAVRQAEENLRRTAVRAPFAGTVADVLTEVGEFAGQGTPVVRLVDPGSVRARVGVPTADAAALTEGVKFNLTYGGKSYVATVVDSSGIAGQNRLVPITATIEGGQELPVGATARASYRAKLGSGLLIPAGALQVEGGENAVYVARNGRAEREVVQVVAESGNRVAVSGLQSGDAVISPLPAGVQDGAKVVVK comes from the coding sequence GTGAAACCACAGAAGGCCGCTCCCTTCGCGGGCCTACTGCTGAGCGCCCTCCTGCTCGCCAGTTGCTCGCCCGAGTCTGAAACCAAGGCCAACGACCTCGACGCCGCGCCGCCCAAGACGACCACGCTCAGTGTCCGGACCGTGACGGCCCAGACCGGCACCCTGACCGCCCAGCGCAGCGCCAGCGCGACCATTCAGGCCGAGCGTGACAGCCAGGTGGCGACGCAGTCTTCCGGCACCGTGCAGAGCATTCCCGTGTCTCAGGGCGAGGCGGTCGCCAGGGGAGACGTGCTGGTCAAGCTCGACGACACGGGGCAGCAGCAGGCGCTGGAAAATGCCCGGCTGCAACTGCGGCAGGCGCAAATCGGCCTCACCCAGACCCAGCAGACCACCACCCAGGCGACGGGGGCGCTCCAGGCGAGCGTGACCTCGGCCCAGGCGGCCCTGGCCCAGGCCGAGCAAAGCGCCCAGAGCGCCGAAAAGCTCTATGACCTTGGCGGCATCAGCCTCGCCGACCTGCAAGCCGCCCGCTCGCAACTCGCGCAGGCGCAGTCGCAACTCGCGCAGGCCCGCAACGCGCTGGACCAGAACGGGCGCAGCGCTCAGAACTCGGTGCCGCTCTCGCAGGTGCAGCTCGACACCGCCCAGGCCGCCGTGCGCCAGGCCGAAGAAAATCTGCGCCGCACCGCCGTCCGCGCTCCCTTTGCCGGAACGGTGGCCGACGTCCTGACCGAGGTGGGCGAGTTCGCCGGACAGGGCACCCCCGTCGTTCGTCTGGTGGACCCCGGCAGCGTCCGCGCCCGCGTGGGCGTGCCCACCGCCGACGCCGCCGCGCTGACGGAGGGCGTCAAGTTCAACCTGACCTACGGCGGCAAAAGCTACGTGGCGACGGTGGTGGACAGTTCGGGCATCGCCGGACAAAACCGCCTGGTGCCGATTACCGCGACCATCGAGGGCGGCCAGGAGTTGCCCGTCGGGGCCACCGCCCGCGCCAGCTACCGCGCCAAGCTGGGCAGCGGCCTGCTGATTCCCGCTGGAGCCTTGCAGGTCGAAGGCGGCGAAAACGCCGTGTATGTCGCCAGAAACGGCAGGGCCGAGCGCGAAGTCGTGCAGGTCGTGGCCGAGAGCGGCAACCGGGTGGCAGTTTCGGGCCTTCAGAGTGGCGACGCGGTCATCAGTCCCCTGCCTGCCGGGGTGCAGGACGGGGCGAAGGTGGTGGTGAAGTGA
- a CDS encoding TolC family protein, with the protein MKKIASALLLTLALSPAAAAQTRLTLASAVSQALQNGPDVTSARANLQKAQANLRAVRADPTSIVTTLTQAEQDAAAQLAALQGGKLSTAQTVIGQYVAAYEAQGRINLNRAQVALDERNLQIARARLEARVATPLDVSRAQTSLNSNRQELADAQAQLPVLEAQLARTLGLNAGTNLVLAAPPAPPKLSVSLAALQSGLDKRLPRLVQAANGAALAQLQVKLSNNDYTPARTLQDAQIALANAQRTLNDATRASRTGVSDAYRATQNAARQLDIARQQAANAQTALTQAQARLKAGTAAAVEVQQAQVQAQQASLGVQQAQGGLWQALAALGAASGMDVTGLVK; encoded by the coding sequence ATGAAAAAGATTGCTTCTGCCCTGCTGCTGACCCTCGCCCTTTCGCCCGCCGCCGCCGCCCAGACGCGGCTGACCCTCGCCAGTGCCGTGAGTCAGGCCCTCCAGAACGGCCCCGACGTGACCAGCGCCCGCGCCAACCTGCAAAAGGCGCAGGCCAACTTGCGGGCGGTGCGGGCCGACCCCACCTCTATCGTCACCACGCTCACCCAGGCCGAGCAGGACGCCGCCGCTCAGCTCGCCGCCTTGCAGGGGGGCAAACTTTCCACCGCGCAGACCGTCATCGGTCAGTACGTCGCCGCGTATGAGGCGCAGGGCCGCATCAACCTCAACCGCGCCCAGGTCGCGCTGGACGAACGCAACCTGCAGATTGCCCGCGCCCGACTCGAAGCCCGCGTCGCCACGCCACTGGACGTGAGCCGCGCCCAGACCAGCCTGAACAGCAACCGTCAGGAACTCGCCGACGCCCAGGCCCAGCTCCCGGTGCTCGAAGCGCAGCTCGCCCGCACCCTGGGCCTGAATGCGGGGACCAATCTGGTGCTGGCCGCGCCGCCTGCGCCGCCCAAACTCAGCGTCTCGCTCGCTGCCCTGCAAAGTGGGCTGGACAAGCGCCTGCCCAGACTGGTGCAGGCGGCGAACGGCGCGGCCCTCGCGCAGCTTCAGGTCAAGCTCTCGAACAACGACTACACCCCGGCCCGCACCCTGCAAGACGCCCAGATTGCCCTCGCCAACGCCCAGCGCACCCTGAACGACGCGACGCGGGCGAGCAGAACCGGGGTCAGCGACGCCTACCGCGCCACGCAAAACGCCGCGCGGCAACTGGACATCGCCCGGCAGCAGGCCGCCAACGCGCAGACCGCGCTCACCCAGGCCCAGGCCCGGCTCAAGGCCGGAACCGCCGCCGCCGTCGAGGTGCAGCAGGCACAGGTCCAGGCGCAGCAGGCCAGCCTCGGCGTGCAGCAGGCGCAGGGCGGGCTGTGGCAAGCACTGGCCGCGCTCGGGGCCGCCAGCGGGATGGACGTGACGGGGCTGGTGAAGTAA
- a CDS encoding TolC family protein: protein MLGVAAAQGAPPPTSPPPAPAPALSAAQPAALNLPQLLRDLRTSPGWRGADLTYRAAELGLQSARARAGLTVQAGASATLSKFPWDSGDWALSPAVTASFALPVLPWSPQREGVRSAERVLSAAAIELRSARAGLTVQALQAYASARNAAAARQLAAAQLALADNLLHVAGQQREQNLISQAALLERQAAAEQARAAAEQTDRGLTLAAAQLSRVLGRSVTLSGNPADYAPVGTLVPAGLLEQPLDALLARALTQRPELARAQAGLADAQAALAAAERDQKVPDLTASVQAGQVSGSGAGRTVGGSFGLKSGTVSGQVNFPLTEPTTKVTAPGPDGAPVTREVALPSGLALNLSGTFTLLGSGRSQATAQAQAATEQAALALDSARQGVELEVRSRFADLENARDALTAARTSLTRAETGLNDARARLEAGLGTALEVAQAELALTQARQTLANLEAQVALAALNLAQATGDLDPLLLTPPGERP from the coding sequence GTGCTTGGGGTGGCCGCCGCGCAGGGCGCTCCCCCCCCGACGTCGCCCCCTCCGGCCCCGGCCCCCGCTCTCAGCGCGGCGCAGCCTGCCGCCCTGAACCTGCCGCAACTTTTGCGTGACCTCCGCACCTCCCCCGGCTGGCGGGGGGCCGACCTGACCTACCGCGCCGCCGAACTGGGACTGCAAAGCGCCCGTGCCCGTGCGGGCCTGACGGTGCAGGCGGGGGCCAGTGCCACCCTCAGCAAGTTTCCCTGGGACAGTGGCGACTGGGCGCTGAGTCCGGCGGTGACGGCTTCTTTCGCGCTTCCGGTACTGCCCTGGTCGCCGCAGCGCGAAGGAGTGCGGAGCGCGGAACGGGTGCTGAGCGCCGCCGCCATCGAGTTGCGCTCCGCGCGGGCCGGGCTGACGGTGCAGGCGCTTCAGGCCTACGCGAGTGCCCGCAACGCCGCCGCTGCTCGGCAACTCGCCGCCGCGCAACTGGCCCTGGCCGACAACCTGCTGCATGTCGCCGGGCAACAGCGCGAACAGAACCTGATTTCGCAGGCCGCGTTGCTGGAGCGTCAGGCCGCCGCCGAGCAGGCCCGCGCTGCCGCCGAGCAGACGGACCGGGGCCTGACCCTCGCCGCCGCGCAGCTTTCGCGGGTGCTGGGCCGGAGTGTCACCCTGTCGGGCAATCCCGCCGACTACGCGCCCGTCGGCACGCTGGTTCCGGCAGGGCTGCTGGAACAGCCGCTCGACGCCCTGCTCGCCCGCGCCCTCACCCAGCGGCCTGAACTTGCCCGCGCTCAGGCGGGACTGGCCGACGCGCAGGCGGCCCTCGCTGCCGCCGAACGCGACCAGAAGGTGCCGGACCTCACCGCCTCGGTGCAGGCCGGACAGGTTTCGGGCAGTGGCGCCGGGCGCACGGTGGGCGGCAGTTTCGGCCTGAAGTCCGGCACGGTGTCGGGGCAGGTCAATTTCCCGCTCACGGAACCGACCACCAAAGTCACCGCGCCGGGGCCGGACGGGGCGCCCGTGACCCGCGAAGTGGCGCTGCCGAGCGGCCTCGCCCTCAACCTCAGCGGCACCTTCACCCTGCTCGGCAGCGGGCGCTCGCAGGCCACCGCGCAGGCGCAGGCGGCGACGGAGCAGGCCGCCCTCGCCCTGGACAGTGCGCGGCAGGGCGTGGAACTGGAGGTCCGTTCACGCTTTGCCGACCTGGAAAATGCCCGCGACGCTCTGACCGCCGCCCGGACCTCGCTGACCCGTGCCGAAACGGGCCTGAACGACGCCCGCGCCCGGCTGGAAGCGGGGCTGGGAACGGCCCTCGAAGTCGCGCAGGCCGAACTCGCCCTGACGCAGGCCCGCCAGACCCTCGCCAACCTGGAGGCGCAGGTTGCCCTCGCCGCCCTGAACCTCGCGCAGGCCACCGGCGACCTCGACCCGCTGCTGCTCACCCCACCCGGAGAACGCCCATGA
- a CDS encoding TetR/AcrR family transcriptional regulator, with amino-acid sequence MARPRTITDERLLEAAREVFLEQGVSATTSAIARRAEVSEGTLFKRFSTKEELFEAAMGLHDYGLWRAELLAQVGQGEVRRNLERAALAQIAEAKRLFPHLTAVFARGYSPEHNPLLRRLDDPVRHDADAIARYLREETALGRVRPHDSDVAALGVVGATGQYIHREHLLPCEPGREAIDAGRFVRGLFDMLWPGLRP; translated from the coding sequence ATGGCCCGGCCCCGCACGATTACCGACGAACGGCTGCTGGAAGCGGCCCGCGAGGTGTTTCTGGAACAGGGCGTGTCGGCCACCACGTCGGCCATCGCGCGGCGGGCGGAGGTGTCGGAAGGCACGCTGTTCAAGCGCTTTTCGACGAAAGAAGAACTGTTCGAGGCGGCGATGGGCCTGCACGACTACGGCCTGTGGCGCGCGGAGTTGCTTGCCCAGGTGGGGCAGGGCGAAGTGCGGCGCAACCTCGAACGGGCGGCGCTGGCGCAGATTGCCGAGGCCAAGCGGCTGTTTCCGCACCTGACCGCCGTATTCGCGCGGGGCTACAGCCCGGAGCACAACCCGTTGCTGCGGCGCCTCGACGACCCTGTTCGCCACGACGCCGACGCCATAGCCCGTTACCTGCGGGAAGAAACCGCGCTCGGGCGCGTGCGGCCCCACGACTCCGACGTGGCCGCGCTGGGCGTGGTCGGGGCCACCGGGCAGTACATCCACCGCGAGCACCTGCTGCCGTGCGAACCGGGGCGCGAGGCCATAGACGCCGGACGCTTCGTGCGCGGGCTGTTCGACATGCTGTGGCCGGGGCTGAGGCCATGA
- the hisIE gene encoding bifunctional phosphoribosyl-AMP cyclohydrolase/phosphoribosyl-ATP diphosphatase HisIE, translated as MTDLSQLNFDQSGLIPVVTQDARTGTVLMQAYADRAALERTLQTREATYYSRSRGEQWVKGQTSGHTQRVLSVQADCDGDSLLYRVEQTGPACHTGEYSCFCRPLLGEDAPGAAQPDTGLDGTLERVYATISERLATLPEGSYVARLHAGGLDRVLKKISEEAGEVLLAAKNADRAELSTEVADLLFHTLFAMAEVGVSPADVAAVLRGREGKSGLKGPKEVG; from the coding sequence ATGACCGACCTTTCCCAGCTCAACTTTGACCAGAGCGGCCTGATTCCCGTCGTCACCCAGGACGCCCGCACCGGCACGGTGCTGATGCAGGCGTATGCCGACCGCGCCGCCCTGGAACGCACCTTGCAGACCCGCGAGGCGACGTACTACAGCCGCTCACGCGGGGAGCAGTGGGTCAAGGGCCAGACCAGCGGCCACACGCAGCGCGTTCTCAGCGTGCAGGCCGACTGCGACGGCGACAGCCTGCTCTACCGCGTGGAACAGACCGGCCCGGCGTGCCACACCGGGGAATACTCGTGTTTTTGCCGCCCGCTGCTGGGGGAAGACGCGCCGGGGGCAGCGCAGCCGGACACCGGACTGGACGGCACGCTGGAACGCGTCTACGCCACCATTTCCGAGCGGCTTGCCACCCTGCCGGAAGGCAGTTACGTGGCGCGGCTGCACGCCGGGGGCCTGGACCGGGTGCTGAAAAAAATCAGCGAGGAAGCGGGCGAGGTGTTGCTCGCCGCCAAGAACGCCGACCGTGCCGAACTGTCCACCGAAGTGGCCGACCTGCTGTTTCACACCCTGTTCGCGATGGCCGAGGTGGGCGTTTCCCCCGCCGACGTGGCCGCCGTCCTGCGCGGGCGCGAGGGCAAAAGCGGGCTGAAGGGGCCGAAAGAAGTGGGCTGA
- the hisF gene encoding imidazole glycerol phosphate synthase subunit HisF codes for MLAKRIVPCLDVQHGRVVKNVRFFENHRDAGDPLRLAQAYEAQQADELVFYDITATHEGRSLMLDVAARVAEQVMMPLTVGGGVNALSDFRQLLLAGADKISVNSGAVRRPELIREASDHYGAQCVMLSIDAKRRPNGQGWTVHVGGGRVDTGLDLLEWARRGQELGAGELCLNVMDADGTRAGFDLEATRAVAREVDLPVIASGGAGKLQDFRDVLTTGEADAALAASVFHFGELTVPQVKAYLAGEGVAVRPEWKGKAD; via the coding sequence GTGCTCGCCAAACGCATCGTTCCCTGCCTGGATGTCCAACATGGCCGCGTGGTCAAGAACGTGCGTTTTTTCGAAAACCACCGTGACGCGGGCGACCCCCTGCGGCTCGCGCAGGCGTACGAGGCGCAGCAGGCCGACGAACTCGTCTTTTACGACATCACTGCGACCCATGAAGGCCGCTCACTGATGCTGGACGTGGCGGCGCGGGTGGCCGAGCAGGTGATGATGCCGCTGACCGTGGGGGGCGGGGTCAATGCGCTGTCCGACTTCCGGCAGTTGCTGCTCGCCGGGGCCGACAAAATCAGCGTGAACAGCGGCGCGGTCCGGCGCCCCGAACTGATTCGCGAGGCGAGCGACCACTACGGGGCGCAGTGCGTGATGCTCAGTATCGACGCCAAGCGGCGCCCGAATGGGCAGGGCTGGACCGTGCACGTCGGCGGCGGGCGGGTGGACACCGGCCTGGACCTGCTGGAATGGGCGCGGCGCGGTCAGGAACTCGGCGCTGGAGAACTGTGCCTGAACGTGATGGACGCCGACGGCACCCGCGCGGGCTTCGACCTGGAAGCGACCCGCGCCGTGGCCCGTGAGGTGGACCTGCCCGTCATCGCGTCGGGCGGAGCAGGCAAATTGCAGGACTTCCGCGACGTGCTGACCACCGGCGAAGCCGACGCCGCGCTCGCCGCCAGCGTCTTTCATTTCGGCGAATTGACGGTGCCGCAGGTCAAGGCGTACCTGGCTGGGGAGGGCGTGGCGGTGCGGCCCGAGTGGAAAGGCAAGGCAGACTAA
- a CDS encoding response regulator, which yields MDHCSILLVDDNPHDVELTLLALDADEVAEVKVTSSGREALDYLQGQSGPAEQPGLILLDLNMPQMNGLEVLDALRAGEQTRNIPVVVLTTSSEARDRQASYAHGANDYVVKALDLDKFREALARVRRRWLSSGGSGASGDLTGLKGLA from the coding sequence ATGGATCACTGCTCGATTCTGCTGGTCGACGACAACCCCCACGACGTCGAACTGACCCTGCTGGCGCTGGACGCCGACGAGGTTGCCGAGGTCAAGGTGACTTCCAGTGGCCGTGAAGCGCTCGACTACCTGCAGGGTCAGAGCGGCCCCGCCGAGCAGCCCGGCCTGATTCTGCTCGACCTGAACATGCCCCAGATGAACGGCCTGGAGGTGCTCGACGCGCTGCGGGCCGGGGAACAGACCCGCAATATTCCGGTCGTCGTGCTCACCACCAGCAGCGAGGCCCGTGACCGGCAGGCGTCCTACGCGCACGGGGCCAACGACTACGTGGTCAAGGCCCTCGACCTCGACAAGTTCCGGGAAGCGCTGGCGCGGGTCCGGCGGCGCTGGCTCTCCTCCGGCGGGTCCGGGGCCAGCGGCGACCTGACCGGCCTGAAAGGTCTGGCCTAG
- a CDS encoding SDR family NAD(P)-dependent oxidoreductase, protein MTDLPLVVVTGAARGIGRAIAELYAERGHPVLGADLGLPPALAGQRRVKADITTAAGRARIMKAAREQGPVGVLVHNAAYQDAHGSVLEVSERGWARTLNVNLTAPLLLTRELIELLPSGSAVVNVASVQGLFAEQGNAAYNASKGGLVNLTRAMCLDLAPRGVRVNAVAPGAIATEAVLQAIADSDDPERTRRDYEDLHALRRLGTPREVAQLVYFLGSPEASFLTGAIVPVDGGMTASFMMAGRPV, encoded by the coding sequence ATGACGGACCTTCCTCTGGTGGTTGTGACCGGCGCGGCCCGCGGCATAGGCCGGGCCATCGCCGAGCTGTATGCCGAGCGCGGGCACCCGGTGCTGGGGGCCGACCTGGGCCTGCCGCCTGCCCTGGCCGGGCAGCGCCGGGTCAAGGCGGACATCACGACCGCTGCCGGACGCGCCCGAATTATGAAGGCGGCCCGCGAGCAGGGGCCGGTCGGGGTGCTGGTTCACAACGCCGCGTATCAGGACGCGCACGGCAGCGTGCTGGAGGTCAGCGAGCGAGGCTGGGCGCGGACCCTGAACGTCAACCTGACGGCGCCGCTGCTGCTCACCCGTGAGCTAATCGAGCTGCTCCCCTCCGGCAGTGCGGTGGTCAATGTCGCCAGCGTGCAGGGCCTGTTCGCCGAGCAGGGCAACGCCGCCTACAACGCCTCCAAGGGCGGGCTGGTCAACCTGACCCGCGCCATGTGCCTGGACCTCGCCCCGCGCGGCGTGCGGGTCAACGCGGTGGCTCCCGGCGCCATCGCCACCGAAGCCGTCTTGCAGGCGATTGCCGACAGCGACGACCCCGAACGGACCCGCCGCGACTACGAGGACCTGCACGCCCTGCGGCGTCTGGGCACCCCGCGTGAGGTCGCGCAGCTCGTGTACTTCCTGGGCAGCCCCGAGGCGAGTTTCCTGACCGGGGCGATTGTGCCGGTCGATGGCGGCATGACCGCCAGTTTCATGATGGCGGGGCGGCCCGTCTGA